GCCGGGCCCTGCGACCGCAGATCGGTCAGCTCCAGCAGGTTCAGCGCCTCGATGAGCTGGCATCCGCCGTCGTCCGGCGGTGCGGAGGCGACGATTTCCACGTCCCGGTAGGTGCCGCGCACCGGGGTGTGCCACCGGGCCTGGTAGGCGGCGAAGTCCTCCGGCGTGATGACCCCGCCGCCGCGGCGGCATTCCGCGCTGAACGCGCGGGCGAAGCCGCCCAGGTAGTAGTCCAGGTCCTCGTCCCGCAGCCGTTCCAGCGTGCGCGCGACCCGCTCCTGCCGCAGTGTCTCCCCTGGCGCGACGAGACTGCCGCCGGCCAGGAACGCCTCCCGCCCCTGTTCGTGACAGCCCAGCTCCGCCCGGTGCGCGTACATCTCGCCGAACAGGTAGGGGTTGACCGCGAAACCGTCGCGCGCCAGCTGGATGCCGTCCCGCAGCAACCGGGCGCGGGGCAGCCTGCCGAACCGGTCGTGCGCGGCGCGGAACGCGGGCCACCAGCCGGGGACGGGCACGCCGCGGCCGGTGGTCAGATCGGCGCCGGTGAACCCGGGCAACGGCGCGAGCGGCGCGGCGACGTTGCCGTTGAGGTAGCTCGACTCCCCGGTTTCGCCGTTGCGGTACAGCATTTCCAGGCCACCGGTCAGCGCCGTCATGTGCGGCTCGGCCACCAGCTGCGTCGCGGCCGCCGCGAGGGCCGCGTCCGCCGCGGACCCGCCCTCGCGCAGGACGTCGAGCCCGGTCCGCACCGCCAGCGGATGCGAGGTCACGACCATGCCGTTGCGGGCTTCGACCGGCTCCTTCCGACCGTAGGACGCGCCGCGGGCCAGTGCGTCGGCCGTTTCCCGGTCCATCAGGCCTCCGCCAGTGACTTGCGCCGCTGCTCGTCGACCGAGTGCGGCATCGCGAACAACGCGATCAGGATCGAGATGGCGCAGATCGCCGTCATGTACCAGCCGAACGCGGCGTTCGTGCCGGTCAGGTCGAACAACCACACCGCGATCAGGCCCGCGGTCGACCCCAGCGCGGTCGTGCCGACGTTGTAGTTCAGCGCCGACGCGCTGGCCCGCACCTCCGCCGGGAAGCTCATCACGTATGCCGTGGTCAGCGGTGCGCCGACGAAGTTGT
This is a stretch of genomic DNA from Amycolatopsis endophytica. It encodes these proteins:
- a CDS encoding gamma-glutamyltransferase, with product MDRETADALARGASYGRKEPVEARNGMVVTSHPLAVRTGLDVLREGGSAADAALAAAATQLVAEPHMTALTGGLEMLYRNGETGESSYLNGNVAAPLAPLPGFTGADLTTGRGVPVPGWWPAFRAAHDRFGRLPRARLLRDGIQLARDGFAVNPYLFGEMYAHRAELGCHEQGREAFLAGGSLVAPGETLRQERVARTLERLRDEDLDYYLGGFARAFSAECRRGGGVITPEDFAAYQARWHTPVRGTYRDVEIVASAPPDDGGCQLIEALNLLELTDLRSQGPAHSSVETLELLTLVHDEVYHAPPRTGSTDVETLLSKDYAARRMARLGTAPPATAVPTPGTIHITVVDAQRNIASVTHSHMASPWVNGLFAEGFQLSGGGSFFQRGMPWPGERATVYLAPNIVLREGEPVIASGSPSVSLVACVLQNLVNLVDFGLSIEESVAAPRFGARPHEPASGWLPGVTLEHGYAPDVATEFRRRCAERGRWWRDLGPWHSLTGNFEGVTLSGGMLRSCADPRRNGAAEGY